caaatcaaaatataattaagaatgaattaaaacgaaatttgtagactaaatgcagtaaaatcaatcggataaatatgttagagcatcctatttcaccataaccactatatatgaatttcagattgttgtgaatacaagaacgatatcaaacatgtgatagcagaatttcctaatctatttactatcctatctctaggtataacaaaactactcagcttattaatccactatatctctatgtgaattaaaataaacatgagtgcattaaaaactatgaatattctcggttttacaatgagtcttttggatcaccttatcaccgaaagctacacaaataacgcggtatatttctatccacgtttaattcatggttatatattataatgagcaattgcatattatcacctctcggtatcaaacatgcacatcgaatcattcaagtggtggatCACTCAAAAGCGattaaacgcaataatatataactcacatgaatgaaatcaattgtaaaacataaaatcatgaaattcatatcatcatggttaggctacatcgtagccctaacaaaagaaaattagaacatagtagaataagaaataaaaatagaaatatagatcaaaccaaagatcttgaatcaaaggacaagaattctatcaccacttttgtcttctcttcaaaatacttgaaaaactctcgaACAATGGAAAACGATCTAACCCCCTCTAAACCCTAGCTACTCtctcttcctatttataggaaatctaaaatatctacttgtagataacattagggaacaaaatcaagaatttctgatttgatatctatcttccattgcttttatttgaattccgaTAATTgcccttcttttccttatcttctccatatctcattattctgcataaacaaggaaaatttaaataatcagaaggaaattcaaatattttctcatagataatgcattaattgttgcctaaaataggtaaaataactctatttttatagagttatcatcGAGCACCACCTCGTGCACCAGCGGCCACGCTCTCATCAACGCGTCTTGTTCACGTGCAGCATGGAAAGTGATCTATCCTTAGCTCTGATCATGGAAAGTGATCTCATGCCAATCACACAGCCATTGCCTTCCGCTGGAAAAATTCGCCACCCTTCCATTTGTTTcaccacatctctctctctctctctctctctctctctctctctctcttagctTTCAAATCGAGCCCTCAGAGTACGATCTTATGTGCTTGGACTCGCTCTTTCACACTGCTCAATAACTCCAGTACATCATCGTCTTTTTTCAGCACTTTATCAGTGCCGGAAAGATGTGAAATCGAAGTATTTCGTTCAATGCACCTTATCCTAGTACGAGTGATTGAAATGCCCCACCTTGacaaagggggaaaaaggggggagaggaaaaaaacaaaacctcTCACTTTTCCACAAACCCAAATTGGAATGAGTCTTATTAGCCTCTTTTGTGATGGTCGATGATTTGGAAATCTCTCCAGCTAAGCTACCGTCATATCATTTTAAAACAAGACACCTTTTGCGACTAGAACTAGACAATAACCGCTTTGTGGTCCCATGAACCAAGATTTCTACGAGGATAAGTTAGGTCACACTCGAACTTCTCAATATCTCTTAGTGCAAGGTTGATACGCTCTTTATATGCATATGAGATCGAattatcaattaaaaattttttGTTGGACTTTCTAAGATAGGGAACCCTCGTAAAAATGCTATCGAAAGGACGGACTACCAAGTTTAAGAACTAGGCTACGTTTGATAATCGAGATTAAATTcataatatgataaaatttgttATATCTTGTGTTTGGTTCCTACTGAAGTTACAATAAAATCGAATGCCGAAGAATATAATctagataaaattatccatAGAAGATGTAATAAAAATGTGGATAGTATTTCTAAAAtccattatataaaaattatttttgaataacaaaattttttaaataaataatatttgaataatatctgaattctaatataaaaattcagaataaaaaataaataaataattgttcTTATTTATTCCTATTTCAATTCATTTCTACTTCAATATTTTAAGTATATGAGTATagctaaataaataataaaattttattagagaattatgaaatgggaaaaaataaacaaaaaaggaaagcaataaaaaagagaaggaaaaatatattaaaaaaaagaaaataagaaaataaaaatgaagtgagCAAATTATCATGAGAgaggcttggcttgggtggTCAGTAAAATCTGGGTAAACTTCAGCTGATGGGGAGGAGTGATGGTGGccggaaacgaagaagaaatgCAGGTGGGAAAGAACCGGAAAGATGGAgggaagaggagggagagggcgaTGCTCGGCCCCAGTCGGAGACGCCGGAAAGCTTAGCTTCGGTGCTGGGgacattgagagagagagcttccGCCGAAGCCCGAAGAGGGGCAGAGCATCAGCATCGGTCACAGCAAACAGAGGAGGGGGCAGAGAGCGAACTGGAGCAGAGGAGAAGGTGCAGAGGGAAGAGGAAAGGGTCAAAAGTGGGCCCCCACTTTGGACACGTGGCGAAGCGGACGTGGAGGTCCAGGACAATGCgatatttttctggaaaatggcGTTGGCCAACCTTTGCATTTTTCGCCAGGGTGGGCgccatcttctctctttcttcacttCATTTTCTCCGGAGCAAGCGCGGCTTGCACCTGCTTATTCAGTAATCAGTCTTGAAGTTTTTACTCGTGCAGCCAAAGTAGACAGGACGGAGACCCTACGTGTGTCGGCACTCTGGAGTGTGTGGCTGGATCTTTACCAGGGAAAGTggaaaactctctctctctctctctctctctctctgtgccccTTCCACGACCATCCGATTGCATGCGCCAACAAAGAACCAAACCCAGCTAACTTCCAAACGATGGTTTTCTTCTCCGAGGtacttctcttcctctctctctctctctctctctctctctctctttctcattacCCTCTTTCAGTTTCCCTGTAGCTGCATTCTTGACCACATTAATTTTTGCTCACTATTGCTAATTCGTTGTCCGTCGTATAGCCACAAGATTTCTGGAATCGAGATAGTATTAAGATACCATTTTGCTTTGAGGGTGCACctcaagtttcaattttttatttttcccttataGATGCTTTCTCAGTGTCTCTGTTGTTTAATTTGGGCCAAGAATGGACCGTGTGATTCTTTTAGTTTAGAATGTTCCGAGCAACCTTCTGAATGAACCCCCCGAGGTTTCGTGAGCTCGTTTACAAGTGTAGTTCTTGGTGGAGTTCAAATTTTCTAGGTTGCTGAGtttggaaaagggaaaataaaagggTGCAACCTTTGTATCTGCTATGACATCATCGGTTACTCTCTGGGTTTCGCCTTATTTGGCGTTGAATTCACATCTTAGGCCTCGGTGTAGAGTGCAAGCGAGCAGTTCAGTTGGTGGTGAATCAACAGTGTCATCCTCTCCTGAATTGGCTGTGTCAAATGGAGCTCCTTCTGTTGAGGATAGAGAGAAACTTGGTCCTTTGACTGGAGGAAATGGACATGCAGTTTCGAAGATCGAGGTggtagagaagaagaagaagaaggtagagaaagaagcaaagaaaagcTTGGAGGTGTTGTGGGACGATGCGTATGGAACTACGAGTGTGAAGGATTATTTTGAGTGCGAGGGATATGATTAGGCCTGACGGAGGTCCGCCCCCGTTGGTTTTGCCCTGTTGAGTGTGGACAGCCTTTAAATGATTCTCCACTTCTCTTGTTTTTGCCTGGTAATGCTTATCTTCTCACTGGAATAGGTGCACAACTGGAATTTTTACTCCAGATTATAAGGAGATGAATGGAACTCTAAGTTCAACAATATGCTTGTAGCTTTTAAGAAGTGATTATACTATAATCGTGCATCAATTGATAACTTTGTGCTATATGTTATAGGAGCCTCATTTGCTAGTAAAATAAGACGAGTATTGCCAAATTATTGATGCATAAGTACTGTTTCCTGCAGGACTTGATGGCACTGGATTAGGCCTAATCTTGCACCATAAAGCACTGGGGAGGTGAGTTTGTATGTTCCATCATTGGGGGTCGTAAATTGCGTTACAAGGGAAAGTAATGACAGACGAGAAGCAATTTTGTTTCTATTTGTACTTATGACCAAGCATTTTAATGCAGAAAACTTAAAACTGCAGGGCTTTTGAAGTTCGATGCTTGCATATCCCTGTTTATGATCGGACTCCATTTGAAGGTGTGGCCCTTTCAAAGCTTTTTAATTGCTTGCATGAGACAACTTAGGGTTGAGTAAAATGTTTTTGAGCTGTGTTGTCAACATGCAAAGGGCTGTGGTGCATTCATGTCATTTTATGATTCCCACTTTTCTCTCCACTTAGCCCCATATGCATGGATATTACCTTCTCTGTCACCTTAAGCTATACACAAAAATCTTTTCCTGCCATTCCATCTCAATGTTATGATGTTATTGATGATGCACACTTCTATATGTGGATTTACAAGCCTTTTAAATGGTGAAGTCTTTCTTCTAAATACTGAAGTAATGTTATAAGAAATGAAATAACATGCAATCCTGACTGAGAACTTGACgaagagattttgaaatctcATGTACCTATACATGTTAGATCTGGTGACATTCGTCGAAGAAACTGTCAAAGCTGAGTATGCCTCATCTCCAAGTAAGCCCATCTATCTTGTTGGAGATTCCTTTGGAGGATGCCTGGCACTTGCTGTGGCTGCTCGTAATTCTACCATCGACCTGGTAGTCTTATTAGTGAATCCAGGTGAGTTTTCAGATGGGAAAGCAAGTTATGAATTGGGTCTATCTTTCTGGATTACAAGCCTTCTTTGAGACTCTGAGGAAGTCTGTCATTTTCTCTGTCATGTTAGCTACATCATTTGGCCGTTCACAGCTGCAGCCACTGTTACCTTTATTGGAAGCTATGCCTGATGGACTCCATTTCACAGTCCCCTATCTTCTAAGCTTTGTTATGGGTATGATATGNNNNNNNNNNNNNNNNNNNNNNNNNNNNNNNNNNNNNNNNNNNNNNNNNNNNNNNNNNNNNNNNNNNNNNNNNNNNNNNNNNNNNNNNNNNNNNNNNNNNTATTGTGTTGGTTCACAGATATGTTTGTAATCTAGTTTCAAATCTCTCAAGTTGGGAGATAACCTCATCATACTGCTGGGTTTGAGACAAGACATGGttgttctaaaagtttcatATTCAAAACCTAACCCTTCAAGTATGCCAAACATCCCGGTTATATCATTATCAGCTTTCCAATCACATTCAATGATCACAAATAGTTTTAAATTCTCGAAGATATTCACTTAATGGTCTATCTCTTTTTCTACAAGCCTGTAATTTTCCTCTTAACTCAAATTCTTTCACTACAAACTTCTGAGTAAACCGATTTACAAGAGCCTGCCACACCTCGAATGAAGTTTCTAAGCCAATTATCAAACTTAGAATATTCTCTAATACTACACCACTTATCCATGATGAGATTAGTTGATCAGCTTTTATCCAATCCAGGTGATCAAGATTCATCACTTCCCCAATCTCAGTTTGCATCATTTGAGCAGTGGTaatgtttcaccattaataaagcCAATCGATCTTGACTTTTCGTAAAACCCGCTAAATGCGCTTGCCATAATAGAAAATTCTCTTCATTCAACTTGATTGTAACAAAGTTGGCTATATTCACATGAATAGGAAAAGGATATTTCTGCAATCTGGTTGCCATCCTATATCTTCGTAAAACTTTGAAGATACGAAGAAACAATCAAGTAAACTTTGAAGATCAGCTTACTAAGAATCAATAAGATCTTTGTATTGTCTTGCTCATGTGATCTTCATACAAACTTTCAATAATACATACATTAGATCTAGAACTCCCAggaatgctctgataccatgagaagaaaaagaatctaGAAGATAACATGTATATGAGAGAATTCTGTATTCTGTAGTTGCTGAACAATCAATTGCAATACATCAGTTGAacatttattttcatctttcttcttgttcaaccTTACAAAGCTTTACTAtatgaagaagaacaaaaatacagagagagagagagagaacttgagaagaacagagagaattAAGAGAACAGAGATATTCGAGTTTTCAGAAATGTATCACCCTTTATTCATCAGTTTCCTTCAATCCCTTTATACTAAAGCTTAACTACTTAGACTTTCTTTCAAAACAGATTTAACAACTTTAGTAACAAAATGATTAATCTTGGCACACATGCAGCTCCTTCAATAGCTTGATCAACTTATGTTCCTGGTTTTAATCTTTTGTATAGTCGGATTCTTCACAGGGATTGCTAGCTCAGCTTTTCTACGGATCACCAGCTCATATTTTGTTTCTTCGACTTCTTTATAGCTTGCCAGCTTATCTTTCAACTTCACTTCAATCTTGCTCTACTTTTGTTTATTCAGCTGCCTTGTTCAGCTGTAGTTGCAACTcatctttcccttcttttatcATCTTCACTTTGCTCAGCTCCTCTGCTTCtatcaacttttttgttttgtgtttttaatctttgttttgtCTCTTTAACACAGAGTACGATCTTATGTGCTTGGACTCGCTCTTGCACACTGATCAATAACGCTAGTACATCATCGTCCTTTTTCAGCATTTTATCAATATTTCGTTCAATGCACCTTATCCTGGTATGAGTGATTGAGATGCCCCCACCTtgacaaaaggggaaaaaagggggagaggaaaaaaaacaaaacctcTCACTTTTCCACAAACCCAAATTGGAAAGAGTCTTATTAGCCACTTTTGTGGATGGTCGATGATTTGGAAATCTCTCCAGCTAAGCTACCATCATACTATTTTAAAACAAGACACCTTTTGCAACTAGAACTAGACAATGACCACTTTGTGGTCCCAAGAACCAAGATTTCTATGAGGGTAAGTCAGGTCACACTCGAACTTCTCAATAGCTCCGAATGCGAGGTTGATACGCTCTTTATATGCATATGAGATCCAattatcaattaaaaatttttgTTTGACTTTCTAAGATAGGGAACCCTCATAAAAATGCCATCAAAAGGACGGACTATCAAATTTAAGAACTAGGTTATGTCTAGTAATCgatattaaatttataatatGATCATATTTGTTATATCTCGTGTTTGGTTCCTATTGAAGTTACAATAAAATCGAATACAAGAAGAATATAATctagataaaattattccataaAAGATGTAATAAAAATGTGGATAGTATTTTGAATAtccattatataaaaattattttttgaataacaaaattttttaaataaataatattttaataatgtatgaattctaatataaaaattcagaataaaaataaaatatttattcctATTTCAATTCATTTCTACTTCAATATTTTAAGTATATGAGCATagctaaataaataataaaattttattagagaattatgaaatgggaaaaataaacaaaaaaaggaaagcaataaaaaaagagaaggaaaaaaatatattaaaaaaataaaaatgaagtgagCAAAATTATCGTGAgaggcttggcttgggtggTCAGTAAAATCTGGGTAAACTTCAGCTGATGGGGACGGAGGATGGTGGccggaaacgaagaagaaaatgcaggtGGGAAAGAACCGGAAAGATGGAgggaagaggagggagagggcgaTGCTTGGCCCCAGTCGGAGACGCCGGAAAGCTTAGCTTCGGTGCTGGAgacattgagagagagagagcttccgCCGAAGCCCGAAGAGGGGCAGAGCATCAGCATCGGTCACAGCAAACAGAGGAGGGGGCAGAGAGTGAACTGGAGCAGAGGAGAAGGTGCAGAGGGAAGAGGAAAGGGTCAAAAGTGGGCCCCCACTTTGGACACGTGGCGAAGCGGACGTGGAGGTCCAGGACAATGCgatatttttctggaaaatgacgTTGTCCAACCTTTGCATTTTTCGCCAGGGTGGGCgccatcttctttctttcttcccttcattATCTCCGGAGCAAGCGCGGCTTGCACCTGCTTATTCAGTAATCAGTCTTGAAGTTTTTACTCGTGCAGCCAAAGTAGACAGGACGGAGACCCTACGTGTGTCGGCACTCTGGAGTGTGTGGCTGGATCTTTACCAGGGAAAGTggaaaaactctctctctctctctctctctctctctctctgtgccccTTCCACGACCATCCGATTGCATGTGCCAACAAAGAACCAAACCCAGCTAACTTCCAAACCATGGTTTTCCTCTCCGAGGtacttctcttcctctcctctctctctctctctctctctctctcttcctcattaCCCTCTTTCAGTTTCCCTGTTGCTGCATTCTTGACCACATTAATTTTTGCTCACTATTGCTAATTCGTTGTCCGTCGTATAGCCACAAGATTTCTGAAATCGAGATAGTATTAAGATACCATTTTGCTTTGAGGGTGCACctcaagttttaattttttcttttttcccttataGATGCTTTCTCAGTGTCTCTGTTGTTTAATTTGGGCCAAGAATGGACCGTGTGATTCTTTTAGTTTAGAATGTTCCGAGCAACCTTCTGAATGAACCCCCCAAGGTTTCGTGAGCTCGTTTACAAGTGTAGTTCTTGGTGGAGTTCAAATTTCCTAGGTTGCGGAGtttggaaaagggaaaataaaagggTGCAACCTTTGTATCTGCTATGACATCATCGGTTACTCTCTGGGTTTCGCCTTATTTGGCGTTGAATTCACATCTTAGGCCTCGGTGTAGAGTGCAAGCGAGCAGTTCAGTTGGTGGTGACTCAACAGTGTCATCATCTCCTGAATTGGCTGTGTCAAATGGAGCTCCTTCTGTTGAGGATAGAGAGAAACTTGGTCCTTTGACTGGAGGAAATGGACATGCAGTTTCGAAGATCGAGGTggtagagaagaagaagaagaaggtagagaaagaagcaaagaaaagcTTGGAGGTGTTGTGGGACGATGCGTATGGAACTACGAGTGTGAAGGATTATTTTGAGTGCGCAAGGGATATGATTAGGCCTGACGGAGGTCCGCCCCGTTGGTTTTGCCATGTTGAGTGTGGACAGCCTTTAAATGATTCTCCACTTCTCTTGTTTTTGCCTGGTAATGCTTATCTTCTCACTGGAATAGGTGCACAACTGGAATTTTTACTCCAGATTATAAGGAGATGAATGGAACTCTAAGTTCAACAATATGCTTGTAGCTTTTAAGAAGTGATTATACTATAATCGTGCATCAATTGATAACTTTGTGCTATATGTTAGAGGAGCCTCATTTGCTAGTAAAATAATATGAGTATTGCCAAATTATTGATGCATAAGTACTGTTTCCTGCAGGACTTGATGGCACTGGATTAGGCCTAATCTTGCACCATAAAGCACTGGGGAGGTGAGTTTGTATGTTCCATCATTTGGGGTCGTAAATTGCGTTACAAGGGAAAGTAATGACAGACGAGAAGCAATTTTGTTTCTATTTGTACTTATGACCAAGCATTTTAATGCAGAAAACTTAAAACTGCAGGGCTTTTGAAGTTCGATGCTTGCATATCCCTGTTTATGATCGGACTCCATTTGAAGGTGTGGCCCTTTCAAAGCTTTTTAATTGCTTGCATGAGACAACTTAGGGTTGAGTAAAATGTTTTTGAGCTGTGTTGTCAACATGCAAAGGGCTGTGGTGCATTCGTGTCATTTTATGATTCCCACTTTTCTCTCCACTTAGCCCCATATACATGGATATTACCTTCTCTGTCACCTCAAGCTATACACAAAAATCTTTTCCTGCCATTCCATCTCAATGTTATGATGTTATTGATGATGCACACTTCTATATGTGGATTTACAAGCCTTTTAAATGGTGAAGTCTTTCTTCTAAATACTGAAGTAATGTTATAAGAAATGAAATAACATGCAATCCTGACTGAGAACTTGACgaagagattttgaaatctcATGTACCTATACACGTTAGGTCTGGTGACATTCGTCGAAGAAACTGTCAAAGCTGAGTATGCCTCATCTCCAAGTAAGCCCATCTATCTTGTTGGAGATTCCTTTGAGGATGCCTGGCACTTGCTGTGGCTGCTCGTAATTCTACCATCGACCTGGTAGTCTTATTAGCGAATCCAGGTGAGTTTTCAGATGGGAAAGCAAGTTATGAATTGGGTCTATCTTTCTGGATTACAAGCCTTCTTTGAGACTCTGAGGAAGTCTGTCATTTTCTCTGTCATGTTAGCTACATCATTTGGCCGTTCACAGCTGCAGCCACTGTTACCTTTATTGGAAGCTATGCCTGATGGACTCCATTTCACAGTCCCCTATCTTCTAAGCTTTGTTATGGGTATGATATGCTACTTTCAAGTTATATGTGGAAAATGATATGTCAGAGTTGTCCATAAcaaggtttgatttttctttctgaaTCAGGTGACCCAGTGAAGATGGCAACAGTCAATATTGATAATATGCTTCCCCCAAGAGTGGCACTTGAACAATTGTCTGTCAACCTCACTTCTTTGTTGCCTCATCTCTCAGTAAGTAGCATTTTCTCTGCCAGATATTcgcttattttctttctcatttaaCCTTAATGCTCGGAAATTTACAATAGATGTATAGCAGGCATCTACTAGGCTtgtattctaaactttttttcttggttaGTGTCCTTTGCTGGGCTCTTTTTTGATTATTTGAGACCCGCTATCAATTCCCTGTTTCAGGGTTTGGCTGATATAGTACCCAGGGAAACACTTATTTGGAAACTGAAGTTGCTTAAATCAGCTGCCTCTTATACTAATTCTCGTCTTCATGCTGTCAAAGCTGAAGTACTACTTCTTGCCAGGTTTTTGCTCCTCCACACTTTGTCAAGATGATGACATGATTTTCAGATGTGcaccaattattttttatttgctttctgctTTATTTGGTAGGTCTTATATATGCGCAACCATTTCCAATATCTTCTCTTCTCAATTTTAATATAGTATGGGTTTGATGCTATTGTCATTCTGACTCTTGCTCAACAGCTGGACAAAATAAGCAACCTAATTCCGAGGgtaaaagttacaaaaaaccccaaaacatTCCAACTgcaacacatttaccccaactcttttttgtgatatcgaaaacctcaaacttgaacgcatgtgacatatttaccccaaatttgTACCAATGTGGCACATTTACCTAATCCCAAGTTTGTATCCGTGTGAtacatttatccaaaactttttttatgacaattcTGAAACTTAGACCTGCACCACACATTATTCTCTGTCAagttttttctccttcttctttccttctccttcatcttcaccaCTGCCCTTGCTGCCACCGCCTTGATTGTTGCCATCACCACCATGCTCACCGTCGCCAAACCAAGGAAGAAAACgaagaagtaaatttttttgaaaaaaaaaaggaaaaggaaaacaagaaaaaaaatacagcAAGTTGACATATTTTTGCTGTGTGAGTGCCATGTCAGCACCGTTTGCTTTCCATCTTTCATGTAGGCAGCCACATAAGATTTTTAGTAGCGTTCATTCACGGAATTTTGACGAAGAGTAAATGTGTTACAAGGGTATgagtttggaataaatgtgtcacatgaaTACAATTTGGGCCTTTTGCTGCCACggaaaaaagtttggaatacATGTGTCACACAAGTGCAAGTTTAAGGTTTACGGTGTCacaaaaaagaagtttggggtaaatatgttCTTGTGTgcatagtttgagatttttaatggcCTATTTTCCCTAATTCTGATCTTGTATTGTGAATATACACTGTCATGTAAAGTACTTCTAGTTTAGAAAGCAGGTATATGTCCTTTGGCAATTAGTAGTGGCACACGCATTCATTTGGCTTGGTATTGCTTCATTGTATGGGTAATAGCCATTGCCTGTTTCTATCCGTGAAATAGTTTTGAGATGTCTATCAACAGATTAGTATATGGTACCATGCACAAGCATCACAACATGCATGTATTTATAAATGCATGCACATAATTGTAGATGATGCTGCATGCCCATAGTGTGATTTGAATTAGGAGTTGTTTTTCCACTGGAGAGACAATAGTGAATCAGATTTAAGCATAGTTACAAATTGTTGTGTTTTCTCAAAAGTTTCTATTGATTTAGTGGCAAGGATAACATGCTTCCTAGTCCAGATGAAGCCCAAAGGCTTACAAACTCACTGAAGAACTGCAGAGTTCGTTACTTTAAAGACAATGGGCATACACTTCTATTGGTAGGTGGAATCTATGTTATTTCAATGTTGTAAAGCTTTAGGAGTTACTTGTTCTAAAAGACTTTAAGCTAAGGGAGCTTTTTATGAAGATAGCTCATTGTAAAAT
This region of Eucalyptus grandis isolate ANBG69807.140 chromosome 8, ASM1654582v1, whole genome shotgun sequence genomic DNA includes:
- the LOC104415487 gene encoding LOW QUALITY PROTEIN: acyltransferase-like protein At1g54570, chloroplastic (The sequence of the model RefSeq protein was modified relative to this genomic sequence to represent the inferred CDS: inserted 1 base in 1 codon), translating into MTSSVTLWVSPYLALNSHLRPRCRVQASSSVGGDSTVSSSPELAVSNGAPSVEDREKLGPLTGGNGHAVSKIEVVEKKKKKVEKEAKKSLEVLWDDAYGTTSVKDYFECARDMIRPDGGPPRWFCHVECGQPLNDSPLLLFLPGLDGTGLGLILHHKALGRAFEVRCLHIPVYDRTPFEGLVTFVEETVKAEYASSPSKPIYLVGDSFXGCLALAVAARNSTIDLVVLLANPATSFGRSQLQPLLPLLEAMPDGLHFTVPYLLSFVMGDPVKMATVNIDNMLPPRVALEQLSVNLTSLLPHLSGLADIVPRETLIWKLKLLKSAASYTNSRLHAVKAEVLLLASGKDNMLPSPDEAQRLTNSLKNCRVRYFKDNGHTLLLEDGINLLTVIKGTHTYRRRRRHDYVLDFLPPSMSEYKIAFNQVVGLLRNASSSVLFSTLEDGKIVRGLSGVPSEGPVLLVGYHMLMGLELYPLVEEFLREKNIIVRGIAHPVLFSEKMENSSSEFNLNDWLKVFGAVPVSGSNLFKLLSTKSHVLLYPGGGREALHNKGEKYKLFWPDQPEFVKMAARFGATIVPFGTVGEDDITNLVLDYNDLMKIPFVNDYIRESSRDVIRVREGMSGEVANEALYIPGILPRIPGRFYYLFGKPIETRGRYESLKDRENANELYLQVKSGVESCIAYLLKKREEDPYRNIFDRTVHKALHSPLHEIPAFEP